In Deinococcus aerius, the following are encoded in one genomic region:
- a CDS encoding alpha/beta hydrolase family protein yields the protein MRIPGLDLPVFPDADRLTLPFADVTLGGYLWRQPHAAPAALLLHGWGQDASDMACPARLFHQAGWHALSLSLRGWRGSSGCDDYGRSGPGDTLRVLNWLRDRPDVTSTVLLGFSLGGLVALLTAVREHQARLVVAVNAPTDLRGVYKATSSRILRRSYDAVLTEAQWEEGSPIRWAGRLRTPARVVVGTHDALCPPALGREFARASGAGLLEVQGMAHLPSEAEWALIVRAALEGGAG from the coding sequence GTGAGGATTCCCGGCCTGGACCTCCCCGTCTTCCCGGATGCCGACCGGCTCACGCTTCCCTTCGCGGACGTGACGCTGGGCGGTTACCTGTGGCGGCAGCCTCATGCCGCGCCCGCCGCCCTGCTGCTGCACGGCTGGGGGCAGGACGCCTCGGACATGGCGTGCCCGGCGAGGCTTTTCCACCAGGCCGGATGGCACGCCCTGAGTCTTTCCCTGCGCGGCTGGCGCGGGTCGAGCGGGTGCGACGACTACGGGCGCAGCGGGCCAGGGGACACCTTGCGGGTGCTGAATTGGCTCCGGGACAGGCCCGACGTGACCTCCACGGTGCTGCTCGGGTTCTCGCTGGGCGGGCTGGTGGCGCTGCTGACCGCCGTGCGGGAACATCAGGCGCGCCTGGTCGTCGCGGTCAATGCCCCCACCGACCTGCGCGGGGTGTACAAGGCCACCTCCTCCCGGATCCTGCGCCGCTCCTACGACGCCGTGCTGACGGAGGCGCAGTGGGAGGAGGGCTCGCCCATCCGCTGGGCCGGGCGGCTGCGGACCCCGGCGCGGGTGGTGGTGGGCACCCACGACGCCCTGTGTCCCCCGGCCCTGGGCCGCGAGTTCGCCCGGGCGTCGGGGGCGGGGCTGCTGGAGGTCCAGGGGATGGCCCACCTGCCGAGCGAGGCCGAGTGGGCACTCATCGTGCGGGCGGCGCTGGAGGGCGGGGCGGGGTAA
- a CDS encoding AI-2E family transporter — translation MNSKRTVPQLLHDLWARPQVRLPVYLLGLVLLFLLARRLSGVLLTVGGAYAIAYLINPALTWLERRGLARGWGVLLFTLALLGVSALLFWRLADQVLSFVNSLPALADLLTQLLDRALRHPSDVPGVEQLQARLAEYVQNRAAEIVSNIGPLLDRLLSSSPSLLADWLAWLGRIGLLLTLALYFALDYPRITTGLLKAFPREWQPGLARLSEDVSLSFGRAIRGLLLTGLGVGVLAALGLLLLGVPNPLALGLLTALSWLIPFVGIIIAVIPPLLLALPQGPLTLGLVAGLYFLLNQIGGNILGPMIMGRTTRLTPAALLVAVLVGLALGGALGAMLAGPAALLLHRWAVRYWLPSRAYQGQEEVPRAAQGGEAPGQEAEVLLPPSTVTPAAAPPSRRPR, via the coding sequence GTGAACTCCAAACGAACCGTGCCGCAGCTTCTGCACGACCTGTGGGCCAGGCCGCAGGTGCGGCTGCCCGTCTACCTGCTGGGGCTGGTCCTCCTGTTCCTCCTGGCGCGGCGGCTGAGCGGGGTGCTGCTGACGGTGGGCGGCGCCTACGCCATCGCCTACCTGATCAACCCGGCGCTGACTTGGCTCGAACGTCGGGGGCTGGCCCGGGGCTGGGGCGTGCTGCTGTTTACCCTGGCCCTGCTCGGCGTCTCGGCGCTGCTCTTCTGGCGGCTGGCGGATCAGGTCCTCAGCTTCGTGAACAGCCTGCCCGCCCTCGCCGATCTCCTGACCCAGCTCCTCGACCGGGCGCTGCGGCACCCCAGCGACGTGCCGGGCGTCGAGCAGCTTCAGGCCCGCCTCGCCGAGTACGTGCAGAACCGGGCAGCGGAGATCGTCAGCAACATCGGCCCGCTGCTCGACCGCCTGCTGTCCTCCAGCCCCTCGCTGCTGGCCGACTGGCTGGCGTGGCTGGGGCGGATCGGCCTGCTGCTCACGCTGGCGCTGTATTTCGCCCTGGACTACCCCCGGATCACCACCGGGCTCCTGAAGGCGTTTCCGCGCGAATGGCAGCCCGGCCTGGCCCGGCTGTCGGAGGATGTTAGCCTGTCCTTTGGCCGGGCCATCCGGGGGCTGCTCCTGACCGGCCTGGGGGTCGGGGTCCTCGCCGCGCTGGGCCTGCTGCTGCTGGGGGTGCCCAACCCGCTCGCCCTGGGATTGCTCACCGCCCTGTCGTGGCTGATTCCCTTCGTCGGCATCATCATCGCCGTCATCCCCCCGCTGCTGCTGGCCCTCCCGCAGGGTCCCCTCACGCTGGGCCTGGTGGCGGGGCTGTATTTCCTCCTCAACCAGATCGGGGGCAACATCCTGGGGCCGATGATTATGGGCCGCACCACCCGGCTCACCCCGGCGGCCCTCCTCGTCGCCGTACTCGTGGGCCTCGCTCTCGGCGGGGCGCTGGGCGCCATGCTCGCGGGTCCCGCCGCCCTGCTGCTGCACCGCTGGGCCGTGCGCTACTGGCTGCCCAGCCGCGCCTACCAGGGCCAGGAGGAGGTCCCGCGGGCGGCTCAGGGCGGGGAGGCCCCCGGCCAGGAGGCGGAGGTCCTTCTCCCGCCGTCGACGGTCACCCCCGCCGCCGCCCCCCCGTCACGCCGCCCCAGATGA
- a CDS encoding class I SAM-dependent RNA methyltransferase, with protein MPEALLTLDIEKLVAGGMGLSRDESGVVLVRGALPGERVVAAVRAGRGVRQGVTREVLAPSPDRVEAPDLPTVDLAHAAYPAQLAYKRGFVAEALTRIAKLRHPVAETVPSPREWHYRNTAQYLVTPGGLAYRERRGRDPQPVGQDPLVMEAVQAVMDRLDPERLDPATEVAFRASRLTGEVVAALIGAGEPRVFLRASDHLMDAGVVGVSLAQPSGKRFGAGVRLIAGEAEIQEQFGRVRVGVTATGFAQVNPEAAGLAYIHAAELAGSGLHAVDLYGGSGAIGRHLAPHFTRVTVLDTAAEALSRGRQAVAQGGERNVTFRSGDASRFGELGTDVIVVDPPRAGLDEEVRDHIHASTADRLVYVSCDPATWARDVGDLTRRGWRLGSVTPHDFYPQTSHVEVVSVLDR; from the coding sequence ATGCCGGAAGCTCTCCTCACGCTGGATATCGAAAAACTCGTCGCCGGGGGGATGGGCCTCTCACGGGACGAGTCCGGCGTGGTCCTCGTGCGCGGGGCGCTGCCGGGCGAGCGGGTCGTGGCCGCGGTGCGGGCGGGCCGCGGCGTGCGCCAGGGCGTGACCCGCGAGGTGCTGGCGCCCAGCCCCGACCGGGTGGAGGCCCCCGACCTCCCCACCGTGGACCTCGCGCACGCCGCCTACCCGGCGCAGCTCGCCTACAAACGCGGCTTCGTGGCGGAGGCCCTGACCCGCATCGCCAAGCTGCGGCACCCCGTGGCGGAGACGGTGCCCAGCCCGCGCGAGTGGCACTACCGCAACACGGCGCAGTACCTCGTGACCCCGGGGGGCCTCGCCTACCGGGAGCGCCGGGGCCGCGACCCGCAGCCCGTGGGCCAGGACCCGCTGGTGATGGAGGCGGTCCAGGCGGTGATGGACCGCCTGGACCCCGAGCGGCTGGACCCCGCCACCGAAGTCGCCTTCCGCGCCAGCCGCCTGACGGGCGAGGTGGTCGCCGCGCTCATCGGGGCGGGCGAGCCGAGGGTGTTCCTGCGGGCCTCCGATCATCTCATGGACGCGGGGGTCGTCGGGGTCAGCCTCGCGCAGCCCTCCGGGAAGAGGTTCGGGGCGGGCGTCCGCCTGATCGCGGGCGAGGCCGAGATTCAGGAGCAGTTCGGGCGGGTGCGGGTGGGGGTCACGGCGACGGGCTTCGCGCAGGTCAACCCCGAGGCGGCGGGGCTGGCGTACATCCACGCGGCGGAACTCGCCGGGAGCGGGCTGCACGCGGTGGACCTCTACGGGGGCTCGGGCGCCATCGGGCGGCACCTCGCGCCCCACTTCACCCGTGTGACCGTGCTGGACACGGCGGCTGAGGCCTTGAGCCGCGGGCGGCAGGCGGTCGCCCAGGGCGGTGAGCGCAACGTGACCTTCCGCAGCGGCGACGCCTCGCGCTTCGGCGAGCTGGGCACCGACGTGATCGTGGTGGACCCACCCCGCGCGGGCCTGGACGAGGAGGTGCGCGACCACATTCACGCGAGTACCGCCGACCGCCTGGTGTACGTGAGCTGCGACCCGGCGACCTGGGCGCGCGACGTGGGCGACCTCACCCGGCGGGGCTGGCGGCTGGGCTCGGTCACGCCCCACGACTTCTACCCCCAGACGAGCCACGTGGAAGTGGTCAGCGTCCTCGACCGCTGA
- a CDS encoding tautomerase family protein yields MPYLRVTCPPLPAERKRHIAGQLTEAVNLLFFSPRGGPTREELRERTTIHFTEYGGDDLYIGGRSSGERGVTDLTVELSDWNMGVCQQRRVARHLTPLLARLFGVKDPDNVNLRFHSYPPTAFAAGGRLLADRVPRIGQAMKKLQG; encoded by the coding sequence ATGCCCTACCTGCGCGTCACCTGCCCCCCGCTGCCCGCCGAGCGCAAGCGCCACATCGCCGGGCAACTGACCGAGGCGGTGAACCTCCTCTTCTTCTCGCCCCGTGGCGGCCCCACCCGCGAGGAATTGCGGGAGCGCACGACCATTCACTTCACCGAGTACGGCGGGGACGACCTGTACATCGGGGGGCGCTCCAGCGGCGAGCGCGGCGTGACTGACCTGACGGTGGAATTGTCCGACTGGAACATGGGCGTGTGCCAGCAGCGGCGGGTGGCGCGGCACCTCACCCCCCTGCTCGCCCGGCTGTTCGGGGTGAAGGACCCGGACAACGTCAACCTCCGCTTCCACTCCTACCCGCCCACGGCCTTTGCCGCCGGGGGCCGCCTCCTCGCCGACCGGGTGCCCCGGATCGGTCAGGCGATGAAAAAGCTTCAGGGTTGA
- a CDS encoding NAD(P)/FAD-dependent oxidoreductase — protein sequence MLDVLVIGAGLAGLTAARVLTRAGRRVRVLEAAGVGGRLTTRVVDGYTLDAGYQVIFPAYPALRRHLDFGALDLVQIPSAAVIRWGARAEVLGDPLRDPGSLPGSLTSRALTLGDKLRVARLVAQLRAPSPHSLLNGPDETTESYLRRQGFSEGAIDAFFRPFFGGIFLRRDLGASARLFRYYFRMLVDGGTALPRRGVGEIPAQLARDLDVTTGVRVTRLLPHPENGHVTAVTSAGEIDARSVIVATDPGTAQALTGEPVSRGSLGSTYLYYASATALDRQPRLLLNAEDGLINNAQWVSNVIPERAPAGEHLLTVSVLGLPDLDDDSLDARVRGELSRWYGAGAGGLRTLGIERIHHAQYPQPPEYAATLPGHATGLPGVLLASEVTASSSIQGAMESGEKAAAILLGDLSGMSRPRGA from the coding sequence ATGCTGGACGTTCTGGTGATCGGCGCGGGCCTCGCGGGCCTGACGGCGGCGCGCGTGCTGACGCGGGCGGGGCGGCGCGTGCGCGTGCTGGAGGCGGCGGGGGTCGGCGGGCGCCTGACGACCCGGGTGGTGGACGGCTACACGCTCGACGCGGGGTATCAGGTGATCTTCCCGGCATACCCGGCGCTGCGGCGGCACCTTGATTTTGGCGCGCTCGACCTCGTCCAGATTCCCTCGGCGGCGGTGATCCGCTGGGGGGCGCGGGCGGAGGTGCTGGGTGACCCCCTCCGCGACCCGGGCAGCCTGCCGGGCTCGCTGACTTCGCGGGCACTCACCCTGGGGGACAAGCTGCGGGTGGCCCGTCTGGTCGCTCAGCTCCGCGCCCCCTCCCCGCACTCCCTGCTCAACGGCCCCGACGAGACGACGGAGAGTTACCTGCGGCGCCAGGGCTTCAGCGAGGGGGCCATCGACGCCTTCTTCCGCCCCTTTTTCGGGGGCATCTTCCTGCGGCGCGACCTGGGTGCGAGCGCGCGGCTCTTCCGCTACTACTTCCGCATGCTGGTGGACGGCGGCACGGCCCTGCCCCGCCGCGGGGTGGGGGAGATCCCGGCCCAGCTCGCCCGGGACCTGGACGTGACGACCGGCGTGCGCGTCACCCGCCTCCTGCCGCACCCGGAGAATGGGCATGTCACCGCCGTCACCTCCGCCGGGGAGATCGACGCCCGCTCGGTGATCGTCGCCACCGACCCGGGCACCGCGCAGGCATTGACGGGGGAACCCGTGTCGCGCGGGAGCCTGGGCAGCACGTACCTGTACTACGCCTCGGCCACCGCGCTCGACCGCCAGCCCCGCCTCCTGCTGAATGCGGAGGACGGGCTGATCAACAATGCCCAGTGGGTCAGCAACGTCATCCCCGAGCGGGCCCCGGCGGGGGAGCACCTCCTCACCGTCTCGGTCCTGGGCCTGCCCGACCTCGACGACGATTCACTGGACGCCCGGGTGCGCGGCGAGCTGAGCCGCTGGTACGGGGCGGGCGCAGGCGGTTTGCGGACCCTGGGCATCGAGCGCATCCACCACGCCCAGTACCCGCAGCCCCCCGAGTACGCCGCGACCCTGCCCGGCCACGCCACCGGTCTCCCCGGCGTCCTCCTCGCGTCCGAGGTCACCGCGTCGAGCAGCATCCAGGGCGCGATGGAAAGCGGGGAGAAGGCGGCGGCGATCCTCCTCGGGGACCTCTCGGGCATGAGCCGCCCGCGCGGGGCGTGA
- a CDS encoding VOC family protein, which produces MTAHLDHLVVAARTLEEGRAWLEGRLNVPAQPGGEHERFGTHNVLLSLGPAAYLEVIAVNPQAPAPERPRWFGLDTPEMRERLEDGPLLIHWVARVPDLDGLDLAPFGEPLDLARGENRWTLTVPGDGSLPGGGVRPSLIRWHTPSPPTRLPDAGVRLLTLRLGTPDPDGLRNVLNTLNLVGEVEVYEAPQPELVAMLETPEGPVTL; this is translated from the coding sequence ATGACCGCCCACCTCGACCACCTCGTCGTCGCCGCCCGCACGCTGGAGGAGGGCCGCGCGTGGCTGGAGGGGCGCCTGAACGTTCCGGCGCAGCCCGGCGGCGAGCACGAGCGGTTCGGCACCCACAACGTCCTGCTCTCGCTCGGCCCCGCGGCGTACCTGGAGGTCATTGCGGTGAATCCACAGGCCCCTGCCCCGGAGCGCCCGCGCTGGTTCGGCCTCGACACGCCCGAAATGCGCGAGCGGCTGGAGGACGGCCCGCTGCTGATCCACTGGGTCGCGCGGGTGCCTGACCTGGACGGCTTGGACCTCGCCCCCTTCGGCGAGCCGCTCGACCTCGCCCGCGGCGAGAACCGCTGGACGCTCACCGTGCCGGGGGACGGCTCCCTACCCGGGGGCGGCGTGCGCCCCAGCCTGATCCGCTGGCACACCCCATCCCCGCCCACGCGCCTCCCCGACGCGGGCGTGCGCCTCCTGACCCTGCGCCTGGGGACTCCCGACCCCGACGGTTTGCGGAACGTCCTGAACACGCTCAACCTCGTGGGCGAGGTGGAGGTTTACGAGGCGCCGCAGCCCGAACTCGTGGCGATGCTGGAGACGCCGGAGGGCCCAGTGACCCTGTGA
- a CDS encoding aminoglycoside adenylyltransferase domain-containing protein produces the protein MAPPFIPEVRAMLDALLPGVQAALGPGLVGLYLRGSLALGDFDPVTSDIDFLAVTERPVTGEQFAALAKLHERLATLPNPYAHHLEGSYIDRAALRRFGPDERRHPSMGPDWSFDWGDHGADWVLERWIVRERGVTLLGPDPKTLIEPITPSELRTAVREQLRWWAALPDRPNWLRRRSYQAFAVETMCRAHLTLRTGELPSKPQAVAWALGALPEEWRPLIERSRLWREDETPDPDTLPEVMRFVRWAAETAS, from the coding sequence GTGGCGCCCCCGTTCATCCCCGAGGTCCGCGCGATGCTCGACGCGTTGCTGCCGGGAGTTCAAGCCGCGCTGGGTCCTGGCCTCGTGGGCCTGTACCTGCGCGGCTCACTCGCCCTGGGCGACTTCGACCCGGTCACGAGCGACATCGACTTCCTCGCCGTGACCGAACGGCCCGTCACGGGGGAGCAGTTCGCCGCCCTGGCCAAGTTGCACGAGAGGCTGGCGACCCTTCCGAACCCCTACGCGCACCACCTGGAGGGTTCTTACATCGACCGCGCGGCCCTGCGCCGCTTCGGCCCGGATGAGCGGCGGCACCCGTCCATGGGGCCGGATTGGTCGTTCGACTGGGGCGACCACGGCGCGGACTGGGTGCTGGAACGCTGGATCGTCCGCGAGCGGGGGGTGACCCTCCTGGGGCCGGACCCGAAGACGCTGATCGAGCCCATCACGCCGTCCGAACTCAGGACCGCCGTGCGGGAGCAACTGCGCTGGTGGGCGGCATTGCCGGATAGGCCTAACTGGCTCCGGCGCCGCAGCTATCAGGCCTTCGCCGTCGAGACGATGTGCCGCGCGCACCTCACCCTGCGGACGGGCGAGTTGCCGAGCAAGCCGCAGGCCGTCGCCTGGGCGCTGGGGGCCTTGCCGGAGGAATGGCGCCCGCTCATCGAACGTTCGAGGCTCTGGCGCGAGGACGAAACGCCGGACCCGGACACGTTGCCGGAGGTGATGCGCTTCGTCCGCTGGGCGGCAGAAACGGCTTCCTGA
- a CDS encoding rhomboid family intramembrane serine protease, with translation MAARLTLLLVGLVWGQEVLDQFVFGGTLDGYGIVPRDPGSLSHILTAPFLHGSFGHLIANTVPLAVLAFMSALRGAARFLVATLVIVVVGGLLVWLLGRGGSLHLGASELVFGYLAFLLGVGWWERTPAAIGVAVVALFLYGGALWGVLPTNPLISWEAHLFGFVAGLIAAALLHGRRPGREDQASAYSPRSRS, from the coding sequence GTGGCCGCACGGCTCACGCTGCTCCTCGTCGGTCTCGTCTGGGGACAGGAAGTTCTCGACCAGTTCGTCTTCGGGGGGACGCTCGACGGGTACGGGATCGTGCCGCGCGACCCGGGCAGCCTCTCCCACATCCTGACTGCGCCCTTCCTCCACGGGAGCTTCGGGCACCTCATCGCCAACACGGTGCCCCTCGCCGTGCTCGCCTTTATGAGCGCGCTGCGCGGGGCAGCCCGCTTCCTCGTGGCGACGCTGGTGATCGTCGTGGTCGGCGGGCTGCTCGTGTGGCTGTTGGGCCGCGGGGGCAGCCTGCACCTGGGCGCCTCGGAACTCGTGTTCGGCTACCTCGCCTTCCTGCTGGGGGTGGGCTGGTGGGAGCGGACACCCGCCGCCATCGGCGTCGCCGTGGTCGCGCTGTTCCTGTACGGCGGGGCGCTGTGGGGTGTGTTGCCGACCAACCCCCTGATCTCCTGGGAAGCGCACCTCTTCGGCTTCGTGGCGGGGCTGATCGCGGCGGCGCTGCTGCACGGCAGGCGGCCCGGGCGGGAGGACCAGGCCAGCGCGTACTCGCCCCGTTCCAGGTCCTGA
- a CDS encoding aspartate-semialdehyde dehydrogenase, which yields MRVAIVGATGAVGHELLRVLESSTLKFGELQLYASPRSAGVKLPFGGQELTVQATPEGAINADLILASAGGSISKEKAPAWVAGGAVVIDNSSAFRYEPDVPLVVPEVNGEAALRHKGIIANPNCTTAVAVVAVAPLHREFGVRRMIVSTYQATSGAGQKGIKELLDQTRVVLGGGEAGAEVFAHPIPFNVIPHIDAFQENGYTKEEMKVVWETRKILGDDSLKISCTAVRIPTLRTHSEAITLELERPATPEQARKLLGRAAGVEVRDDPGAKLYPMPLTASGKYDVEVGRIRSSLVFEGGLDLFVAGDQLLKGAALNAVQIAEYLQEQGALKGRVAG from the coding sequence ATGCGCGTAGCGATTGTGGGAGCCACGGGGGCCGTCGGGCACGAACTCTTGCGGGTGCTGGAGAGCAGCACGCTGAAATTTGGCGAGTTGCAGCTCTACGCCAGCCCGCGCTCGGCGGGGGTCAAGCTGCCCTTTGGCGGCCAGGAGCTGACGGTGCAGGCCACGCCCGAGGGGGCCATCAACGCCGACCTGATCCTGGCGTCCGCGGGCGGGTCGATCAGCAAGGAGAAAGCCCCGGCGTGGGTGGCGGGCGGCGCGGTCGTGATCGACAACTCCAGCGCCTTCCGCTACGAGCCGGACGTGCCCCTGGTCGTCCCCGAGGTCAACGGCGAGGCGGCGCTGCGGCACAAGGGGATCATCGCCAACCCGAACTGCACCACGGCGGTTGCGGTCGTCGCGGTCGCGCCCCTGCACCGCGAGTTCGGCGTGAGGCGCATGATCGTCTCGACCTACCAGGCCACGAGCGGCGCCGGGCAGAAGGGCATCAAGGAGCTGCTCGACCAGACGCGCGTGGTCCTCGGCGGCGGTGAGGCGGGGGCGGAGGTCTTCGCCCACCCCATCCCCTTCAACGTGATCCCGCACATCGACGCCTTCCAGGAGAACGGCTACACCAAGGAGGAGATGAAGGTCGTCTGGGAGACGCGCAAGATTCTGGGCGACGACTCGCTGAAGATCAGTTGCACCGCCGTGCGCATCCCCACCCTGCGGACTCACAGCGAGGCGATTACGCTGGAGCTGGAGCGCCCCGCCACGCCCGAGCAGGCCCGCAAGTTGCTGGGCCGCGCGGCGGGCGTCGAGGTGCGCGACGATCCCGGGGCCAAGCTCTACCCCATGCCCCTCACCGCCAGCGGCAAGTACGACGTGGAGGTGGGGCGCATCCGCTCCTCGCTGGTGTTCGAGGGCGGGCTGGACCTGTTCGTGGCGGGCGACCAGCTTCTGAAGGGGGCGGCGCTGAACGCGGTGCAGATCGCCGAATACTTGCAGGAGCAGGGCGCGCTGAAGGGCCGGGTCGCGGGGTAA